A window of Bactrocera dorsalis isolate Fly_Bdor chromosome 4, ASM2337382v1, whole genome shotgun sequence genomic DNA:
TAGCAACGCCGATCAACAAATCCCCAGCAGGCATTGTCGCTATACTCAGTCAAATAATTCCAAGTATAATTTGTATGCTGCAAGGCTAAGGAAAGGTTTGGCACCTGTAGAAATGCGAGAATTGCTATGAGAATGGTTTCATTCTAATAAGTTGACATGCCCACCTCTGACTCTTGTGGCGGATCACCACCTGCCTCCAACACCAAAACTTTCCAGTTTGGATTCTCGCTCAGACGACTGGCCATCACTGAACCCGCTGAGCCGGCACCTACCACCACAAAATCATACGTGTCCAAACCATGTTCCAATGCATGAACTGCGTAGTCTTTTGGCCACAGCGATGAGATTTCACACTGTGCGACCAACAGAGTCTGGATTAGCGTGGTCACCAAGTTGTTGAAAGTGCCGACGCTTTGTGCAGCGCATTGATTACCCAGTAGATTTGACATTGTGACTCTGAAAAGGTAGTGTGTGCTCATCACTTCCTTCAAATATAACATCTTTTTAGCTTTACCCTTTAAtataaaatctatattttataaGAAGTGAATCGAGGATTATATTGGTCCTTGTTGTAAATTGCTTTCGTAGCGCTTGTCTCAGGAATTGATTTGTTCAACTTGGCACAGTATTAAGTACTGACTGAGCTGATCATAAGaaccatatttttataatagtgGTTAGAGTAAGTGCGTTTCTCATGCTTGTTTCAATGCAAATTAATGCATTTAGTACTAATATTGTTaacattttattgataattatgcgTATAACTGACTGGCGATGAATGGAGAAGGCGTAGACAAGTTCTATAATTATGATCTAAGAACGGTGAGCTTCAATGGTGTTTTCAGCCAATGCTGTCTAAAGGTCACAGCATCTCATTAGAATTATTAATTGAGGAGAACGCAACACGCAATACAAAAAGACAACtcataacaataataattaccaggttgttcaataagttttgtcgtttgacaAGAACAACAGAATTTTATGATTCagaatacactttattattcagtataatctccctgaactGTAATACACTTACTCCAACGATCATCCAATCTGTGGATCCtatccctgaagtgagaatccggaagatctgcaaaatacgcttcaacagccgttaCGACCTCTTCCTTTGGTTGAAAAATGCTTGCAAcgcataaattttttgagttctggaaacaaatggaagtcgctggggccaaatctggtgaatacggtggatgctctAACAATTCGCATTTTTAATTCATGGGTTTTAGCTATTGTCAAAATACTCTTGTAACACGGTGCACCGcggtgcattgtcctgatgaaaaagaatttttttcttctgcaaactgGGTCTTTTTCACGAATTTACGACGTCCTTcacgtggatcgtcttcaaggctTGGAAGGCGTTTAAattcagaaaattatttttctgctGTTCTAATTGTAGATGAAAAATCATTACACAATTTTAACATTCGTTCATGATTTCTTTTTGTGCTCcaccttccaaaaataagatttttatcactgcacgatattcaattttttccattgtaaaaaaatactctGACACGCGACACTAAGtggcttgtaaacaaagaatgaatAGACATATTGAAATGAGACTGAGGCACTATATCTTAAAATAAATCAGATAAAATCCTTTTCTGTTAAATATGACCAAAAAGGATAAAATCGTCAATAATACCTCTAGTCCTCATTACTTATAAATACTAAGGATCGGTTCAACCGTTTTTAAGGTTCCTCTTAAGTTAATTAGTGTGTGTTTGATCCATGTTTGTTCACGACGGCAAAAGGTTGTATGGCCATTGTTTTATGGACGGTCAATGGGCTCATGGCGCCTTTCCCGGAGCGATTTTTTGAGTTTCGAAAAAACCGTGAGAGCGAACCAAATCTAGCGATTACGGTGGCTAAGTTTCATGTTTGGACAAAAAGTCAGTCACAATCAAATATGACGGCGCATGCAGGtcttttggtacgagtctagCAATGACGCACTTTATACCCGATTCATTAACCAAAATGATTGAATCGATGCACAAGAGAAGTTGAGATCCTATTCTATCTCTCTAATTGGCTACCCAATGACACACGAGTTGCcattaaaaagtttataaaaacgaaaacatTCTCGAAGCAAACATTTTGAATTGTAAATTGACTGGAATATAAGTAAATGGGTTCatacttataatataaaagTTCAGTTAAGTTAATGAAGTAGTTTGAatctttgttatttttataatccGAAATCGTCCATTTGGTTTCATTATTCTTTCAGTCATGTACCACATCCCTCTATGCTTAACATATGTACGAGTTAAAGCCATTTTTAAGGATAAATTATAACCATATACCATTCAACAACTGGACTTATTATATACATTACGCTCCCTAAGCACgcagttataaattttttttcccacTTTCTTTATTCAATTTACCTCGAAATGAGCTATAAACAATAcgattcaatataattttttatagtattaaaaagtaaaacaatacaaaaaatttcaaacaaaaaatgggTCAGCAAGATAACGCCCCCTATTCTAACTTTAATttcataccctgaacagggtatattaagtttgttacgaagtttgtaacacccagaaggaagcgtctgAGACcgcctataaagtatatatgaatgtactatttaaatgatcagtacgttgagctgagtcgatttagccaggtctgtctgtctgtctgtctgtctgcatatACACGAACTTGTCCCTCAGTTTtcaagatatcgttttgaaattttacaaacgtcattttctcttcaagaagctgtttgtcggaactgccgatagcGGACCACAATaactgtagctgccatacaaactgaatgataggaatcaaatgcttgcttGGGAAACTTCcacatttgacgatatatcttcacgaaatttggtataagttattgttcatagaaataatgttatatcgaaagaaattgttcagatcgcctTACTATGGCTTATAGCTGGCGTACAAACCGAAGGATCGGAATCAaggccttgtatggaaaactttcgcatttgacgtggtatcttcacaaaattcgacATGAATTACTgtaacaaaagtaacaaaataatctccgaaaaaaatcttcaaatcggattagtatagcatatagcttccatacaaactgaacacatagttactaaaagaaatgcacctgtgaagggtatgttagcttcagtgcagccgaagttaacgttttttcttgttttacatTAAGGGTGTTTAACATCCACAAAATGGAGGATTTTTTTTAGTTGGAAAATATCgtctttttttaactttaaaggGCCGGCaaacatttttcaatgaaaaaaaaataccagaGAACGATGGGAGGGGGGAGGATTTGATTataatttgactaatttttcttggtttttaatATTCGGATAATTTCCAGTCGAGTTGTGGTGAACACcgcaaagtgttttttttttttttccttaagaCGTTCTGCGAGAAGCTCTGTTACCGGCTCATGCTTCAATATTTCTGCATGAAAAAATTGTCTTAGATTGTCAAAAGTATGGTAAATAATATACAGAAGGTCCGAACaaattactcaatccatatttaagaaataaatttaaaaagtcatttCTTTTCTCTTAAAAACTTTACCGCCCCTCCCCAACTAAGGCTtgtcttgaaaattttattggaCTTTGAAGGCGACTGAATAAacattgatgaataattaaatattttgcgttttatttacaatttccggtacttttttgttaaaattgctTGTGAATGGTTTTGTATGGTTGACAATGTTGAGAATAACTTagtatatgtgacctggtctacgaaaagggagctaacgtggattttttttttggattctatgacgtgaaaaagcatctcatcttccatccgaatcaactaaaaagtgaaaattgattttttgacacctaagcccctttccgtagaccaggtcacatatgtgtacatattgcaatcaaatatttatacctttttatatatatttatttttatatatcgcACCAATCATTGCGTTAGTTATTCGCTATCTGACAAATGCAGCTCTAtgtatattttccataattatgcgcaatttttttcagtgtaagCAGAAGTACTATGGTATCCTATGTAAATAATTATGTGCGATTATAAAGTAGAAAATGCCAATTAAAGTATGCTcacttttattttactaaaaaaactCAAGGCTGTCATGGCAACCGCACAATTATGGATTTTGTGCTATGAAATCAGAATAATTGAAACAATCACACTTTCAAGCAAATTATTCGCACAAAACGGCATTCACCTGTGATAATATACAATTAATTAACCGCGTTCAGgtacaaaaaatcaatttcaactGATTCACAATTGCGCGCCGCACTTAAGTTTAGCTTtagtatatgaaaaaaaaaaggtttgcaTTGAATTGGCGCGCATAGTTAGTGCAACTTCTGAAGGCAAGTAATAATTATGTTATTCGCATAGTTGctgcataataataataataagaatatttgattttttattcattattcgTTAATTCTGCTATTGTCTGTACGGTCGACTCAACGTCGCCGCAAATAGCTATTCAGACGCACGCGTTGTTGTGGTCCAGGCGCTTGCGCATTGCCAGCTGCGGCCACCAAATTGTTGCGCTGCAGCAAGTTCAGACCTATGAAAAACGGTTAAAATGCATTTCAACACACTTCAAGTATTAAATCTGCGTTAGAGCGCACTCACCCTCCACTACCACATCGGGCGCTTGCAGTAGTTGCGCCGACGCATCGCCAACCGTCAAACCACCCAAACCTGCATTGCTTGAGAAATCGCCTAAATTTAAATTGAGCCCACCGCCCACACTTGCAGTGCCGTCCGCTTCGTTGGGCAAGTCATTGGGTAGTTCGGCAACGCGTATGATGAACTGATCACGTTGACCCTGCGCACTTACGACCGTTACGAGCAACATCCAGCCAAGCATTAAGTAGCAAAGCTTGCGCTTAGAGTACAAACTGTTTGCTAACGGCAACATTCTCGTTATACATTCGACTGACTACTGATCGCGCAAGCGCTTCattctttatattatttacgATGTTGTGCGGTGTGTGACGCTCGGCGATGAAATGTAAACGCTCAAATACACTTGCATGCTGTGttatgtgcaaatatttattaacataatACGTACTCGTTTAAGGCTATGCTTGCTCAAAACTTGCACCTGCAACATGTCACTCAGGCGCTGGTGGCGTACACTATTTAGCGCATGCGCAACGACTCACCAACAACATACTCCTTTGTGACACACATGTATGCTCTCAAATTGTGTAACAAATGCCGAGACGGAAACTATTTCATTTACACTCAGGAGCTTTGTATAGTGAGGCTCCGAATAGATCAATTGAGTTGCAACTTCGTAAGATTATGGCTCAATTTCGAGATTCTGTGGTCCTAGTATTTTTATATAGCTCTTGAAAGAGTATAGTGAGACTCAAAGTAGATCGTTTGAGCTGCAACTTCATAACATTGTGACTCAATTTCGACATTCTGTGGTCCTAGACAACCCAGACAGCTATTGAAATTGCAACTCCTTCAATAGCTTtcaaatatacatgtatttacttGTAAATATGAAATGAGAGTATACGAGcaagtttgtttgtgttttagaTCGGATTGACTCAATACGAACGGCGTTTCTAGAATCAgcttagaaaaagaaaaatttcttcagtgtTATAGTTTTGCCTTGGAAAATGCATAatctctgccaaatttcgtaaagacatctcaatataaaaacttaatattgATTGTTCAGTTTCAAGTTcaagttttaaacggttagtctAAGGGGGAAggtttaaactggaatcccaatgcaaatgatttaaggcaaaaagtaaaaattgtttttgaacggactctaacttatccgaatggacttggtaactagggttccaaaccacagaagcatactctaatataaccctcaccagagatgtaaaaaaaatttttgtggtaagcggatctctaaattctttagaccaacgtttaacaaaactatgagcgcctttagctttaaaaccCGTGGAAGTTGcatgaagattaaaattgagtttggggtccatagttactcccaggtcaacaaaactgcatactttctccaacctaaagttttgtattgcgtatgaagtagggtctaCAGATCTGCGTGACaagcacatcgttttacattttttacggttcaatggcatgtcacttctatcacaccaagaaactaggttgtttaagtctgtttgcaactgacatctttcgctgtttgaagtatacgttttaaaaagttttacatcgtcagcatataataaaacttttgaaaacttaacaacagatgatatgtcattaataagaacagaattggaccaagattggtaccttgtggaacgcctgaaggaacattgattatgtcagaaaaaatatcgttaaatatgacttgttgaattctagaGAATCTAGGTctaagaagcaacccattttagaagtattggttgaaaaccaagaagatcaagtttattcaaaagaattgaatggtttactttatcaaaagctttactaaaatctggGTATATAACAtcaaattcaaacaaattagttattgtagatttccctttaccATAACCGTACTGATAACAAGAtattagtggagagatccggaaggttatgtcgtctgttataattgcttcaaaaagtttaggtattgccGACAAATTTGCTATTCCCCTATAATTTTCAATAGATaacctaaatccactcttatgtaaaggaattataaatgactttttccatatgaatggaaataagccttgcataagagatgaattaaatagttttgttaggggtttGTATATACACTGGTcggcatatatattttgacaTGGCGATGCCTCAGTttcggtttgaaattttatttattttaaagagaaaagtatTTATGGATTGTACATAGTTCATTTAgttacaatatattaaattataaatataacaatttttcatgtttaacattgatttagattttttatttaattaaaactaaaaacaaagtaCTTTCATGGGTGGCATAAGTATtttgacaaacatttttttttatcttaattcactattttgttttataaatctattttaaactggaaattaataaaaaaatataacctcCTTTGGTGTCTATGACCTTTTGGAGGTGATTCGGGACGGATTCGACCAAGGTTTGGAGgtatttcaaaggaatctctttccaATTCATTGTGACCTCAGTGATGGTTTCTGGTTTTGTCCTGGTCAGATCAGTGCTTCTATTTCGCTTTATTAGCgaccacacattttcaataatgtTTAAGTCAGGACTTTGTGGTGGCCAATCGAGGGTTTCCACCCCAACATCTCTTAAAAACCTAGTAATTAATCTCACCTTATGGCATGGAGCATTGTCCTGTTGGAGAATAAATTCTTTTCCTATTAATCTGTCGCCGGAAGGAAGTGCATAATTGTTTAAGGTTTCTAAATATCGGTTCTGGTTCATGGATCCGTCTATGGGAACCAAGTCTCCCACACCATTGTATGAAACTGCGCCCCAGAACATTACGCTCCCACCCCCATGGCTTACTCTTTGACACACAGAAGCAATTTTTTTACGATAATTCTTGttaattcttacaaaaactttcTTTTGAGATGCGTGGAATTCAAAACTACTCTCATCCGTCCACAGGATTTTACACCAAAATGAAGGGGACTTGGTGATGTACCTTTTCGCGAACTCCAAACGCTTTAGTCTATTTTTTAGGGTGATGAAAGGTATTGGCTTTGCAATATATGTTTTCATATCTGCTTCAATCAAACGCCTGCGTATTGTTCTCTCACTTATGGAAGTGGATGCAGTCTCATTCCATTCCAAGGACACAGCCTTTGGTGTTTTTAGAGGGTCCTTCTTAAAAGCACGGACGATAAGACGGTCGGCATCAGCTCCTGTCTTTCGATTTCTGCCTTTACGGCGAACATTGGTGACATCGttacattttctatatttattgatttgatAGTAAATGGTCTGACGAGACAAATTATATTCCCTAGCGATGTTTATTACGGAAAAACCCAAGCTGTATTTGATCACAATTTCTGATCTTATTTTGGTGCTCAGCTCAGATGTTTTaaccattttaaatattaaaagatcAACTTTATGCAATGTTAATGAAAACTTGTAATAATATTCTTGAACCACACTTTCAGCTTGCCTAGAAACAACTAAATTACGcaatgacaaaatatatatgccgcTGCAAAAATCGTTGCTTGCCGGCATTCTTATCAGCAGAACGAAAAAACAAAAGACAATTGACGAAATATTTcgcatatttacagttattaatTTGCACTTCTCTTTCATCATCATTTTCGGTTCTAATAATGCACCGGTACTTAGTTCAAGAGTCTAAAGGTCAAATGAATGCtatgacaaaatatatatgccgaCCAGtgtatatttggcacatttcttaagaaagcatgagggaatcatatctgAGCCATAATTatatgattgttc
This region includes:
- the LOC105233459 gene encoding uncharacterized protein LOC105233459, with product MLPLANSLYSKRKLCYLMLGWMLLVTVVSAQGQRDQFIIRVAELPNDLPNEADGTASVGGGLNLNLGDFSSNAGLGGLTVGDASAQLLQAPDVVVEGLNLLQRNNLVAAAGNAQAPGPQQRVRLNSYLRRR